The Bombus huntii isolate Logan2020A chromosome 6, iyBomHunt1.1, whole genome shotgun sequence genome window below encodes:
- the LOC126866766 gene encoding uncharacterized protein LOC126866766 isoform X3 produces MSDLQATLEFSLELCKFYNVDLFQRGYYQIRTALRVSPKLPVKVEVNQLRNHSLEAPGTSKRFQILYRNEEVTLGTSVLFRAHVLVHSHKIEEVLSRTHFNLGVELWFSEPTQPGNMACVSSRALQLNFAPTKGLHYHLPVLFDYFHLAAVSITIHACLVALHQPYIKKSILHYVQSCAPRGGKPWLQFKQTATNGDNNAQLGNIETTTRCVGSATRIQHAKLVQQEVIRLLLAARESLLNNLADLARLLPSCQQRALELAQNTHKEITKLQMMDTEETDVAQLCAQNIVLWQHFLEAFSGREAVHQHLAKIHHQLRVKRFTEGFFVLENPRSSAWGCYDANYQSYQAVSEAARRSRYLSSLPPLPVHCPELDGDLHSLPLIFEDQYVDMKQRHRNSVPGIDDCSCGIAAILESRSMGIWSPRSEGAAQDIGSVQGRLMLTPSTLPARHSKSLDQLGPDIAPVQPRTSPKTLPRSVSTQLFPRQRSGARNVTPPATVPSRGRQRSTAPSSSTLFPPSGQQACSAPNPSLGSTPVIPLPRAKSTQMLVLPRQQNDPQNTSITSLLAAMFPELPPGGQLPGYRPSNKSCEQTLTVPTCLGTMDHAQMTDCWSENKAPNINEDYHSLDTRRIRLEPRSHRLPTRHPLSTANDQNNFLPTKSSVNGDTFLPEQQPLLTATLDRVTYRGNSRKQTHQTGGKYSQTNGLESRRYHTIGKTGSGLNQRNREVQDSMNGGGLPSSHSMMADPLYKRSNYTSTTTDSFFYRTNGTSGRTRGEPERPRRPKSTERLVDDVDRNEYCDFRRERPRRREERSAVKSPRNGVAPCYGEAEKHRRPHSEDKMQELTNEMFYKVMTSEPKKEQRVEKRKDRHGRRPHSAPVLDIDHPAEENRKCSHRNRKPAPPPPAYQDPAVAPLPKYRPPPPVTTTSVLGVENNNKIILKVDPIKSPMEAPATNGTTPSDTSSAVPAPSVKRLRCASVPVAQNKVVVPRSAVSLPCMPIRDSKDSLSNNLPVIPNPLSPPSSRPSSPTMSSSSSNLTSECSGWVSSGDTSSSEQRRNAKLSSEQLRQKLSKIVPRKERPAPTKESVEEHSYEEVRLPPPKMFQDEPPPPEEFRDPPAIIDNPLYHVYETVKPVRSPKQTKTAPCSPQKNRDRERERDRDLAYGARDICLDCYQEGKELLQSIQDESINFKKCKEAFKRQMSFSGKIYSDYPTLASTMPYFHISNEYRLFSPEGAHLIICVHGLDGNPADLRLVKTYLELSLPGAHLDFLMSERNQGDTFSDFDTMTDRLVAEILHHIETSGLNPTKVSFIGHSLGTIIIRSALTRPQLRPLLPRLHTFLSLSGPHLGTLYNTSGLVNAGMWFMQKLKKSVSLLQLAMKDAPNVRRSFMFRLSQKSNLEKFKHVLLCGSAQDRYVPLHSARIELCKAAVRDSTDQGAAYREMVHNILYPVMSSSGVSLVRYDVHHALPATANALIGRAAHIAVLDSELFIEKFLLVAGLKYFR; encoded by the exons CTTATTCCGAGCTCACGTGCTGGTGCACAGTCACAAGATCGAGGAGGTTCTCTCCCGCACTCACTTCAATCTCGGCGTCGAGCTATGGTTCAGCGAGCCGACGCAACCAGGAAACATGGCCTGCGTGTCGTCTAG GGCGTTGCAGCTGAACTTCGCGCCCACGAAGGGGCTTCACTATCATTTGCCGGTGCTCTTCGACTACTTTCATCTTGCCGCCGTCTCCATCACGATTCACGCCTGCCTCGTGGCCCTTCATCAACCTTACATCAA GAAGAGCATACTTCATTATGTCCAGAGCTG CGCGCCGCGTGGAGGGAAACCGTGGCTACAATTTAAACAGACTGCAACAAACGGGGACAACAATGCTCAGTTAGGAAATATC GAAACAACAACGAGGTGCGTTGGTTCAGCCACGAGGATACAACACGCGAAATTAGTTCAACAGGAAGTAATCAGGTTACTTCTGGCCGCGAGGGAATCTTTGCTCAACAACTTAGCTGATTTAGCCCGTCTGCTACCTTCTTGCCAGCAAAGAGCGCTTGAGCTTGCTCAGAACACGCACAAAGAGATTACCAAG TTACAGATGATGGACACGGAGGAGACTGATGTCGCTCAACTCTGCGCacaaaatatcgttctctggcAACATTTTCTGGAAGCATTCTCCGGACGCGAGGCTGTTCATCAGCATCTTGCGAAGATCCATCATCAGCTAAGG GTGAAACGTTTTACGGAAGGTTTCTTCGTGCTAGAAAACCCTAGGTCATCCGCATGGGGCTGTTACGATGCGAACTACCAGTCGTATCAAGCGGTGAGCGAAGCGGCAAGAAGATCGCGATATCTGTCCTCGTTGCCTCCGCTCCCAGTGCACTGTCCGGAATTGGACGGAGATCTTCACTCTCTGCCTTTGATCTTCGAGGATCAGTACGTGGATATGAAGCAGAGGCACAGAAACAGCG TTCCCGGCATCGACGACTGCAGTTGCGGCATAGCAGCAATCCTAGAGTCGCGATCCATGGGAATCTGGTCACCAAGGAGCGAAGGCGCGGCTCAGGATATCGGTTCGGTCCAAGGTCGTCTGATGCTCACTCCATCCACGCTTCCTGCCAGGCACAGCAAATCCTTGGACCAACTAGGTCCAGACATCGCTCCAGTTCAACCAAGGACATCGCCAAAGACGCTTCCTCGATCCGTGTCCACGCAGCTGTTTCCAAGACAGAGAAGCGGGGCGCGAAACGTTACTCCACCAGCGACAGTTCCTTCAAGAGGAAGGCAAAGGTCGACAGCGCCGTCCAGTAGCACGCTTTTCCCTCCTTCGGGGCAGCAAGCCTGCTCCGCTCCAAACCCATCCCTAGGATCGACACCCGTCATCCCGTTGCCTCGCGCCAAGTCTACGCAAATGTTGGTGTTGCCCAGACAACAAAATGATCCGCAGAACACATCGATAACGTCGCTCCTCGCAGCTATGTTTCCTGAATTACCGCCAGGAGGACAGTTACCTGGGTACAGACCGTCGAACAAGTCCTGCGAACAAACTCTTACGGTACCCACCTGTCTGGGAACGATGGACCATGCTCAGATGACAGATTGTTGGAGCGAGAATAAGGCTCCTAATATTAATGAAG ATTACCATTCTCTGGATACAAGAAGGATTCGACTAGAGCCACGCAGTCACCGATTACCAACGCGTCACCCACTGTCGACCGCCAACGACCAAAACAACTTTCTACCAACAAAATCGAGCGTCAATGGCGACACGTTTCTCCCAGAACAACAGCCGCTTCTCACAGCCACACTGGACAGAGTGACCTATCGAGGAAATTCCCGTAAACAAACGCATCAAACGGGTGGCAAGTACAGTCAAACGAATGGTCTAGAGTCTCGCAGGTATCACACAATTGGTAAAACTGGGTCCGGGTTAAATCAGCGAAATCGAGAGGTTCAGGATTCAATGAATGGCGGAGGGTTGCCCAGCAGTCATTCGATGATGGCTGATCCTTTGTATAAAAGATCCAATTACACGTCGACAACTACGGACTCCTTCTTTTATCGGACAAATGGCACCAGTGGGAGAACACGTGGAGAACCAGAGAGACCAAGGAGACCAAAAAGCACAGAAAGATTAGTAGATGACGTTGATCGTAACGAGTATTGTGATTTTCGAAGAGAAAGACCaagaagaagagaggagaGGTCTGCTGTCAAGAGCCCTCGTAATGGCGTCGCACCTTGTTACGGAGAAGCAGAGAAACATAGGAGGCCACATAGCGAAGATAAGATGCAAGAATTAACTAACGAGATGTTTTACAAGGTGATGACGTCTGAACCGAAGAAGGAACAACGTGTGGAGAAGAGGAAGGACAGGCATGGAAGAAGACCACATTCCGCGCCTGTTCTGGATATTGATCATCCGGCTGAGGAGAATAGGAAGTGTAGTCATAGGAATAGGAAACCAGCACCACCACCTCCAGCTTATCAGGATCCTGCGGTGGCTCCGCTGCCAAAGTACAGGCCTCCGCCTCCGGTAACCACGACGAGCGTCCTGGGGGtggagaataataataaaattattctgaaG GTAGATCCCATAAAGTCTCCCATGGAGGCGCCAGCAACGAATGGAACAACACCATCCGACACCTCCAGCGCGGTCCCAGCGCCAAGCGTGAAAAGACTGAGATGTGCGAGTGTGCCAGTGGCGCAGAACAAAGTTGTGGTACCACGAAGCGCAGTGTCGTTACCTTGCATGCCCATACGCGACAGCAAGGACAGCCTTAGCAACAATCTTCCCGTCATTCCGAATCCTCTCAGCCCGCCGTCCAGCAGACCGAGTAGCCCAACGATGAGCTCCAGTTCCAGTAACCTTACGTCCGAGTGTTCCGGATGGGTCAGCAGCGGGGACACGTCTAGCTCCGAGCAGCGTCGAAACGCGAAGCTATCGAGCGAACAGCTTCGTCAAAAATTGTCAAAAATCGTACCAAGAAAAGAAAGACCCGCTCCGACGAAAGAAAGCGTAGAGGAGCATTCGTACGAAGAAGTACGACTTCCGCCTCCAAAAATGTTCCAGGACGAACCACCGCCTCCAGAGGAATTTCGTGATCCGCCTGCTATCATCGATAATCCTTTGTATCACGTTTACGAGACGGTGAAACCGGTTAGAAGTCCTAAACAGACAAAGACTGCGCCGTGTAGTCCTCAGAAGAATAGAGatagggagagggagagagatagagatCTTGCATATGGAGCTAGGGATATTTGTTTAGATTGTTATCAAGAGGGCAAGGAACTGTTACAGTCGATTCAGGATGAgtcgattaattttaaaaaatgcaagGAAGCGTTCAAGAGGCAGATGAGCTTCTCAGGGAAGATTTACAG TGATTATCCGACCCTGGCCTCGACCATGCCGTACTTCCACATCAGCAACGAGTATCGGCTGTTCTCGCCGGAAGGAGCTCATCTGATTATCTGTGTGCACGGTCTCGATGGCAACCCCGCTGATCTTCGCTTGGTCAAGACGTACTTGGAACTGAGTCTTCCCGGAGCGCATCTAGATTTTTTAATGTCTGAGAGAAATCAA GGTGACACATTTTCGGATTTCGATACAATGACGGATCGACTGGTAGCCGAGATTCTGCATCACATCGAGACGTCGGGCCTGAACCCGACGAAAGTCAGCTTCATTGGACATTCTTTAGGGACCATCATCATAAGAAGCGCTCTGACGCGGCCTCAATTACGGCCGCTTCTTCCACGTTTACACACGTTTCTCAGCCTAAGCGGTCCACACTTAGGTACACTATATAACACCAGTGGATTAGTTAACGCAG GTATGTGGTTCATGCAGAAGCTGAAGAAGTCCGTCTCGTTGCTGCAACTGGCTATGAAAGATGCGCCGAATGTTAGACGGTCGTTCATGTTCCGCCTCAGTCAGAAGAGCAATCTCGAGAAATTCAAACACGTGCTGCTGTGCGGGAGCGCGCAGGATCGATACGTGCCGCTTCATTCCGCTCGTATAGAACTCTGCAAAGCCGCCGTACGGGATTCGACCGATCAAG GTGCAGCATATCGTGAGATGGTGCACAACATCCTGTACCCGGTGATGTCCTCGTCAGGAGTAAGTTTAGTGAGGTACGACGTGCACCACGCGTTACCTGCGACGGCAAACGCTCTGATTGGCCGAGCCGCTCACATCGCCGTCCTCGATTCCGAGCTTTTCATCGAGAAGTTCCTGCTGGTGGCTGGTCTGAAATACTTCAGATAA
- the LOC126866766 gene encoding uncharacterized protein LOC126866766 isoform X1 produces MSDLQATLEFSLELCKFYNVDLFQRGYYQIRTALRVSPKLPVKVEVNQLRNHSLEAPGTSKRFQILYRNEEVTLGTSVLFRAHVLVHSHKIEEVLSRTHFNLGVELWFSEPTQPGNMACVSSRALQLNFAPTKGLHYHLPVLFDYFHLAAVSITIHACLVALHQPYIKKSILHYVQSCAPRGGKPWLQFKQTATNGDNNAQLGNIETTTRCVGSATRIQHAKLVQQEVIRLLLAARESLLNNLADLARLLPSCQQRALELAQNTHKEITKLQMMDTEETDVAQLCAQNIVLWQHFLEAFSGREAVHQHLAKIHHQLRVKRFTEGFFVLENPRSSAWGCYDANYQSYQAVSEAARRSRYLSSLPPLPVHCPELDGDLHSLPLIFEDQYVDMKQRHRNSVPGIDDCSCGIAAILESRSMGIWSPRSEGAAQDIGSVQGRLMLTPSTLPARHSKSLDQLGPDIAPVQPRTSPKTLPRSVSTQLFPRQRSGARNVTPPATVPSRGRQRSTAPSSSTLFPPSGQQACSAPNPSLGSTPVIPLPRAKSTQMLVLPRQQNDPQNTSITSLLAAMFPELPPGGQLPGYRPSNKSCEQTLTVPTCLGTMDHAQMTDCWSENKAPNINEDYHSLDTRRIRLEPRSHRLPTRHPLSTANDQNNFLPTKSSVNGDTFLPEQQPLLTATLDRVTYRGNSRKQTHQTGGKYSQTNGLESRRYHTIGKTGSGLNQRNREVQDSMNGGGLPSSHSMMADPLYKRSNYTSTTTDSFFYRTNGTSGRTRGEPERPRRPKSTERLVDDVDRNEYCDFRRERPRRREERSAVKSPRNGVAPCYGEAEKHRRPHSEDKMQELTNEMFYKVMTSEPKKEQRVEKRKDRHGRRPHSAPVLDIDHPAEENRKCSHRNRKPAPPPPAYQDPAVAPLPKYRPPPPVTTTSVLGVENNNKIILKVDPIKSPMEAPATNGTTPSDTSSAVPAPSVKRLRCASVPVAQNKVVVPRSAVSLPCMPIRDSKDSLSNNLPVIPNPLSPPSSRPSSPTMSSSSSNLTSECSGWVSSGDTSSSEQRRNAKLSSEQLRQKLSKIVPRKERPAPTKESVEEHSYEEVRLPPPKMFQDEPPPPEEFRDPPAIIDNPLYHVYETVKPVRSPKQTKTAPCSPQKNRDRERERDRDLAYGARDICLDCYQEGKELLQSIQDESINFKKCKEAFKRQMSFSGKIYREHKEAQLRFHKRAHSFGYGDFLTPSSVKPLRSNVPLSDYPTLASTMPYFHISNEYRLFSPEGAHLIICVHGLDGNPADLRLVKTYLELSLPGAHLDFLMSERNQGDTFSDFDTMTDRLVAEILHHIETSGLNPTKVSFIGHSLGTIIIRSALTRPQLRPLLPRLHTFLSLSGPHLGTLYNTSGLVNAGMWFMQKLKKSVSLLQLAMKDAPNVRRSFMFRLSQKSNLEKFKHVLLCGSAQDRYVPLHSARIELCKAAVRDSTDQGAAYREMVHNILYPVMSSSGVSLVRYDVHHALPATANALIGRAAHIAVLDSELFIEKFLLVAGLKYFR; encoded by the exons CTTATTCCGAGCTCACGTGCTGGTGCACAGTCACAAGATCGAGGAGGTTCTCTCCCGCACTCACTTCAATCTCGGCGTCGAGCTATGGTTCAGCGAGCCGACGCAACCAGGAAACATGGCCTGCGTGTCGTCTAG GGCGTTGCAGCTGAACTTCGCGCCCACGAAGGGGCTTCACTATCATTTGCCGGTGCTCTTCGACTACTTTCATCTTGCCGCCGTCTCCATCACGATTCACGCCTGCCTCGTGGCCCTTCATCAACCTTACATCAA GAAGAGCATACTTCATTATGTCCAGAGCTG CGCGCCGCGTGGAGGGAAACCGTGGCTACAATTTAAACAGACTGCAACAAACGGGGACAACAATGCTCAGTTAGGAAATATC GAAACAACAACGAGGTGCGTTGGTTCAGCCACGAGGATACAACACGCGAAATTAGTTCAACAGGAAGTAATCAGGTTACTTCTGGCCGCGAGGGAATCTTTGCTCAACAACTTAGCTGATTTAGCCCGTCTGCTACCTTCTTGCCAGCAAAGAGCGCTTGAGCTTGCTCAGAACACGCACAAAGAGATTACCAAG TTACAGATGATGGACACGGAGGAGACTGATGTCGCTCAACTCTGCGCacaaaatatcgttctctggcAACATTTTCTGGAAGCATTCTCCGGACGCGAGGCTGTTCATCAGCATCTTGCGAAGATCCATCATCAGCTAAGG GTGAAACGTTTTACGGAAGGTTTCTTCGTGCTAGAAAACCCTAGGTCATCCGCATGGGGCTGTTACGATGCGAACTACCAGTCGTATCAAGCGGTGAGCGAAGCGGCAAGAAGATCGCGATATCTGTCCTCGTTGCCTCCGCTCCCAGTGCACTGTCCGGAATTGGACGGAGATCTTCACTCTCTGCCTTTGATCTTCGAGGATCAGTACGTGGATATGAAGCAGAGGCACAGAAACAGCG TTCCCGGCATCGACGACTGCAGTTGCGGCATAGCAGCAATCCTAGAGTCGCGATCCATGGGAATCTGGTCACCAAGGAGCGAAGGCGCGGCTCAGGATATCGGTTCGGTCCAAGGTCGTCTGATGCTCACTCCATCCACGCTTCCTGCCAGGCACAGCAAATCCTTGGACCAACTAGGTCCAGACATCGCTCCAGTTCAACCAAGGACATCGCCAAAGACGCTTCCTCGATCCGTGTCCACGCAGCTGTTTCCAAGACAGAGAAGCGGGGCGCGAAACGTTACTCCACCAGCGACAGTTCCTTCAAGAGGAAGGCAAAGGTCGACAGCGCCGTCCAGTAGCACGCTTTTCCCTCCTTCGGGGCAGCAAGCCTGCTCCGCTCCAAACCCATCCCTAGGATCGACACCCGTCATCCCGTTGCCTCGCGCCAAGTCTACGCAAATGTTGGTGTTGCCCAGACAACAAAATGATCCGCAGAACACATCGATAACGTCGCTCCTCGCAGCTATGTTTCCTGAATTACCGCCAGGAGGACAGTTACCTGGGTACAGACCGTCGAACAAGTCCTGCGAACAAACTCTTACGGTACCCACCTGTCTGGGAACGATGGACCATGCTCAGATGACAGATTGTTGGAGCGAGAATAAGGCTCCTAATATTAATGAAG ATTACCATTCTCTGGATACAAGAAGGATTCGACTAGAGCCACGCAGTCACCGATTACCAACGCGTCACCCACTGTCGACCGCCAACGACCAAAACAACTTTCTACCAACAAAATCGAGCGTCAATGGCGACACGTTTCTCCCAGAACAACAGCCGCTTCTCACAGCCACACTGGACAGAGTGACCTATCGAGGAAATTCCCGTAAACAAACGCATCAAACGGGTGGCAAGTACAGTCAAACGAATGGTCTAGAGTCTCGCAGGTATCACACAATTGGTAAAACTGGGTCCGGGTTAAATCAGCGAAATCGAGAGGTTCAGGATTCAATGAATGGCGGAGGGTTGCCCAGCAGTCATTCGATGATGGCTGATCCTTTGTATAAAAGATCCAATTACACGTCGACAACTACGGACTCCTTCTTTTATCGGACAAATGGCACCAGTGGGAGAACACGTGGAGAACCAGAGAGACCAAGGAGACCAAAAAGCACAGAAAGATTAGTAGATGACGTTGATCGTAACGAGTATTGTGATTTTCGAAGAGAAAGACCaagaagaagagaggagaGGTCTGCTGTCAAGAGCCCTCGTAATGGCGTCGCACCTTGTTACGGAGAAGCAGAGAAACATAGGAGGCCACATAGCGAAGATAAGATGCAAGAATTAACTAACGAGATGTTTTACAAGGTGATGACGTCTGAACCGAAGAAGGAACAACGTGTGGAGAAGAGGAAGGACAGGCATGGAAGAAGACCACATTCCGCGCCTGTTCTGGATATTGATCATCCGGCTGAGGAGAATAGGAAGTGTAGTCATAGGAATAGGAAACCAGCACCACCACCTCCAGCTTATCAGGATCCTGCGGTGGCTCCGCTGCCAAAGTACAGGCCTCCGCCTCCGGTAACCACGACGAGCGTCCTGGGGGtggagaataataataaaattattctgaaG GTAGATCCCATAAAGTCTCCCATGGAGGCGCCAGCAACGAATGGAACAACACCATCCGACACCTCCAGCGCGGTCCCAGCGCCAAGCGTGAAAAGACTGAGATGTGCGAGTGTGCCAGTGGCGCAGAACAAAGTTGTGGTACCACGAAGCGCAGTGTCGTTACCTTGCATGCCCATACGCGACAGCAAGGACAGCCTTAGCAACAATCTTCCCGTCATTCCGAATCCTCTCAGCCCGCCGTCCAGCAGACCGAGTAGCCCAACGATGAGCTCCAGTTCCAGTAACCTTACGTCCGAGTGTTCCGGATGGGTCAGCAGCGGGGACACGTCTAGCTCCGAGCAGCGTCGAAACGCGAAGCTATCGAGCGAACAGCTTCGTCAAAAATTGTCAAAAATCGTACCAAGAAAAGAAAGACCCGCTCCGACGAAAGAAAGCGTAGAGGAGCATTCGTACGAAGAAGTACGACTTCCGCCTCCAAAAATGTTCCAGGACGAACCACCGCCTCCAGAGGAATTTCGTGATCCGCCTGCTATCATCGATAATCCTTTGTATCACGTTTACGAGACGGTGAAACCGGTTAGAAGTCCTAAACAGACAAAGACTGCGCCGTGTAGTCCTCAGAAGAATAGAGatagggagagggagagagatagagatCTTGCATATGGAGCTAGGGATATTTGTTTAGATTGTTATCAAGAGGGCAAGGAACTGTTACAGTCGATTCAGGATGAgtcgattaattttaaaaaatgcaagGAAGCGTTCAAGAGGCAGATGAGCTTCTCAGGGAAGATTTACAG AGAACACAAGGAAGCGCAGTTGCGTTTCCATAAACGTGCCCATTCCTTTGGATACGGTGACTTCCTGACCCCGTCGTCGGTAAAACCTCTAAGATCGAATGTGCCTCTTAGTGATTATCCGACCCTGGCCTCGACCATGCCGTACTTCCACATCAGCAACGAGTATCGGCTGTTCTCGCCGGAAGGAGCTCATCTGATTATCTGTGTGCACGGTCTCGATGGCAACCCCGCTGATCTTCGCTTGGTCAAGACGTACTTGGAACTGAGTCTTCCCGGAGCGCATCTAGATTTTTTAATGTCTGAGAGAAATCAA GGTGACACATTTTCGGATTTCGATACAATGACGGATCGACTGGTAGCCGAGATTCTGCATCACATCGAGACGTCGGGCCTGAACCCGACGAAAGTCAGCTTCATTGGACATTCTTTAGGGACCATCATCATAAGAAGCGCTCTGACGCGGCCTCAATTACGGCCGCTTCTTCCACGTTTACACACGTTTCTCAGCCTAAGCGGTCCACACTTAGGTACACTATATAACACCAGTGGATTAGTTAACGCAG GTATGTGGTTCATGCAGAAGCTGAAGAAGTCCGTCTCGTTGCTGCAACTGGCTATGAAAGATGCGCCGAATGTTAGACGGTCGTTCATGTTCCGCCTCAGTCAGAAGAGCAATCTCGAGAAATTCAAACACGTGCTGCTGTGCGGGAGCGCGCAGGATCGATACGTGCCGCTTCATTCCGCTCGTATAGAACTCTGCAAAGCCGCCGTACGGGATTCGACCGATCAAG GTGCAGCATATCGTGAGATGGTGCACAACATCCTGTACCCGGTGATGTCCTCGTCAGGAGTAAGTTTAGTGAGGTACGACGTGCACCACGCGTTACCTGCGACGGCAAACGCTCTGATTGGCCGAGCCGCTCACATCGCCGTCCTCGATTCCGAGCTTTTCATCGAGAAGTTCCTGCTGGTGGCTGGTCTGAAATACTTCAGATAA